CGCATACGAATTTTAACTGACATATTAAATTCCTCCTAAAAACTTACGAATAATAATATAGCACTTTTCAAAATAGGTGTAAAGTGTTTTTCCTTAACAGATATTTTTTTAAGAATGATAACGCTTGACTTTCATTCTCTTCTTCTTGTTCTTCTTAAACTTTTTACCCATGCGGCGCATTGCAATCTTGCCCATTGGTGAATCCATTCCAGGAAGATTGCCCATGCCCTTTAGATTACCCTTTGTAATCTTGCTCATCATATCACGGGCTTGTTTGAATTGCTTAATCATTCGGTTAACTTCAACGATTGGTCGTCCAGAACCTGCAGCAATTCGCCGGCGCCGACTTGGGTTAAGCAATTCGGGATTTTCCCGTTCTGCTTCTGTCATTGAAGAAATGATTGCTTTGACGTAAACAATCTGTTTCTTATCAAAATTCATGTTCTTCAATTGCGGGTTATTGGCCATGCCTGGAATCATTTTAATTAACTGATCAAGCGGACCCATCTTTTCAACTTGTTCAAGCTGGTCTACGAAGTCATTAAAATCGAAGGTATTCTCCTTCATTTTCTCTGCAACTTCTTCAGCCTTTTTGGCATCGTAATCTTGCTGCGCCTTTTCAATTAAGGTCAGCATGTCTCCCATGCCTAAAATTCTTGAAGCCATCCGGTCAGGGTGGAATTGTTCCAGATCACTTAACTTTTCACCTTGACCAGTATAAATAATTGGCTTACCAGTGACAGCTCGAATTGATAAAGCTGCACCACCACGGGTATCACCATCAAGTTTAGTTAAAATTACCCCAGTAATATCTAGTCGACTATCAAAACCTTTAGCCACATCCGTAGCGGCTTGACCTGTCATGGCATCGACGACAAGCAAAATGTTGTCTGGTTGAGCAACCTTTTTAACTTGCTCAAGCTCTTCCATTAATGGTTCATCAATTTCTAGTCGACCAGCAGTATCGATAATTACATAATCATTTTTATTGTCATCAGCCTGCTTTAAGCCGTTTTCAACTATTTTGGCAACATTTTTTTCATCGTGTTCACTATAAACAGGAACATTTAACTGCTCACCAATTTGTTCAAGTTGATCAATTGCGGCGGGACGATAAATATCACCGGCAATTAGCAATGGACGAGCTTTATCCTTATCAATTAACCGCTTAGCTAATTTACCCACCGTAGTCGTCTTACCGGTACCCTGAAGACCAACCATCATAATGATCGTCGGAATATGCTTGGACTTGTTAAGAGTGGCTGCACTCTCACCCATCATCTTGGTCAGTTCATCGTTAACAATCTTAATTACTTGCTGACCAGGATTCAGGCTTTCCTGAACTTCTTTGCCCAGAGCCTCTTTCTTAATCTTTTTAATGAAGTCTTTGACAACTTTAAAATTAACATCGGCCTCTAACAATGCCAATCTAATTTCTCGGCTAGCAGTATTGATATCTTCTTCGGAAATTTTACCTTTGCCAGTTAGGTTGCGTAACGCTTTTTGAATTCGTTCACTTAAATTTTCAAAAGCCATGAATCATTCTCCCCTCATTTTACTTAATAATTGTTCTATTTGACTAAGCGCACATGCTGGTTGATTTTCTTTAATCGTTACAGAAATTTTAGTTAGTTTTTGTTCAATGTCATTATAATCTCTTTGCATATGCAATTTTTCTTCATAATTCGTCAAAAGCTTGCGGCAGCGCCGAAGGTTATCATAAACTGCCTGTCTTGATACCTGATGATTAAGGGCGATTTCTCCCAAGGATAGATCATTATAATAGTAGTCTTCGAAATAGTCTTGCTGATTTTTGGTTAGCAATTTTCCGTAATAGGCATATAAATCACCTAATATTTCATTTTTTACGAGTTCATCCATTACTTTCACCTTGAACCAGTATAGCAAAAATACGGGTAATTGACGATCGAGAAAGCTAATATTGTCTGAAAATCTCCTACTGCGAAACTTGCTTTTTGATATTAATGCCTGTATTATTACGAATGTTTATTTCACATAGAAATATAGTAGAATAATTACAAAATTATTTGATAGGACTTAACTTTTTTAAAAACAACTATCATAATAGATAAGTAATATTAAAATCAATTTTAAAGCGATCCAAAGTAGTTTGATTATCAACTAGCAGCTTTGCTTGAACAACTAGCTGAACTTGGATCATTTTAAGTCCTCTGATTTCGGAAAAAATAATAAGGAGATTTTAACGTGAATTTATGGAAAAAAATGAATCGAAAAGAAAATCCTAGTATTTATCAAGAAAAAGACGGACATTTAGTTCGAACATTAAAAGTACGGGATTTCTTAGCACTTGGTGTTGGGACCATTGTCTCTACGTCGATTTTCACTTTACCAGGTGAAGTGGCAGCTTTACATACGGGCCCAGCTGTAGCAATTTCCTGTGTGATTGCCTCAATCGTCGCTGGACTTGTTGCCTTTGCCTACGCTGAAATGGCAGCAGCGATGCCATTTGCAGGTTCAGTTTATTCCTGGATCAATGTTATTTTTGGCGAATTTTGGGGTTGGTTCTCAGGTTGGGCTTTATTAGCGGAATACCTAATCGGTATGGCTTTTGTTGCTTCTGGATTATCAGCTAACTTTCGTGCCTTAATTTCTCCCCTAGGTTGGCGCCTGCCGAATGCTTTAGTCAATCCTCTTGGAGTTAACGGCGGAGTCTTAGATTTAGTTGCCCTAATCGCTATTTTTTTGTGTGCTATTTTAGTAAGCTTCGGCGTTTCAAAAGCCTCCAAAGTAGAAAACTTTTTAGTGATAATTAAAGTCTTGGCAATTATTTTGTTTGTTGTGGTTGGTTTAACTGCAATTAAAAAAGCCAATTTTCTACCTTTTGTGCCGCAATACCGGGCAACAAGCCATGGTCCTTTCGGTGGTTGGCAAGGTATCTACGCTGGTGTCTCAATGATTTATATTTCTTTTTTAGGCTTTGACACAATTGCTTCAAATTCAGCTGAAGCCGTTAATCCGCAAAAAACAATGCCACGAGGTATTATTGGTTCATTATTAATTGCTGTCGTTTTATTTGTTGCAGTTAGCCTCGTATTGGTTGGAATGGTACCATATCACCAATACCTTAATTCAGCCGAGCCCGTTGGTTACGCTTTGCGGCATACTGGACATGGCGTAATTGCTGTAATCGTTCAATCTGTCGCCGTTTTAGGGATGTTTACGGCATTAATTGGTTTATGCATGGCCAGCTCACGCTTAGTGTATTCTTTTGGCCGAGATGGGATGTTACCTAAAAAATTAGGAAAATTAAATAGTGATCATCGTCCTGCCAATTCACTCTGGACAGTTGCAATCGTAGCTATTATCATTTCTGCCTTTATTCCTTTTTCATTTTTAACACAACTAGTTTCCGCAGGTACTCTGATTGCTTTCATGTTTGTTTCAATTGGAATTTATCGTCTGCGTCCTAGAGAAGGTCATGATATTGTGGATCCTGCATTTAAGATGCCTCTTTATCCCGTCCTACCGTTCCTAGCCTTTTTAGGTTCTTTCGCAGTTTTCTGGGGATTAGATTTACAAGCCAAAAAGTATATGCTCTTCTGGTCAATCATCGGGATACTAATTTATTGCTTTTACGGTATCAGACATTCCAACATTAATAATAGAAAATAAAAAAGCCTCTCGCTAACTAAATGATCCGTACCGTGTCAAGTAGACGGTCGAAATATTAGCGGGAGGTTTTTTACTTACCACACATTTTTGACCTATTCTTCCAGCAAGAAGCTTTTAGGAATCTTCTGACCAAAATGCAGCAATTTCTGATACCAATAAAAAGAATCTTTAATAAAGCGACGATTGGTTCCTTTACCTTCATCGTCTAAATCAACATAGATTAAACCATATCGT
This genomic window from Lactobacillus panisapium contains:
- the ffh gene encoding signal recognition particle protein — translated: MAFENLSERIQKALRNLTGKGKISEEDINTASREIRLALLEADVNFKVVKDFIKKIKKEALGKEVQESLNPGQQVIKIVNDELTKMMGESAATLNKSKHIPTIIMMVGLQGTGKTTTVGKLAKRLIDKDKARPLLIAGDIYRPAAIDQLEQIGEQLNVPVYSEHDEKNVAKIVENGLKQADDNKNDYVIIDTAGRLEIDEPLMEELEQVKKVAQPDNILLVVDAMTGQAATDVAKGFDSRLDITGVILTKLDGDTRGGAALSIRAVTGKPIIYTGQGEKLSDLEQFHPDRMASRILGMGDMLTLIEKAQQDYDAKKAEEVAEKMKENTFDFNDFVDQLEQVEKMGPLDQLIKMIPGMANNPQLKNMNFDKKQIVYVKAIISSMTEAERENPELLNPSRRRRIAAGSGRPIVEVNRMIKQFKQARDMMSKITKGNLKGMGNLPGMDSPMGKIAMRRMGKKFKKNKKKRMKVKRYHS
- the ylxM gene encoding YlxM family DNA-binding protein; its protein translation is MDELVKNEILGDLYAYYGKLLTKNQQDYFEDYYYNDLSLGEIALNHQVSRQAVYDNLRRCRKLLTNYEEKLHMQRDYNDIEQKLTKISVTIKENQPACALSQIEQLLSKMRGE
- a CDS encoding APC family permease, which codes for MNLWKKMNRKENPSIYQEKDGHLVRTLKVRDFLALGVGTIVSTSIFTLPGEVAALHTGPAVAISCVIASIVAGLVAFAYAEMAAAMPFAGSVYSWINVIFGEFWGWFSGWALLAEYLIGMAFVASGLSANFRALISPLGWRLPNALVNPLGVNGGVLDLVALIAIFLCAILVSFGVSKASKVENFLVIIKVLAIILFVVVGLTAIKKANFLPFVPQYRATSHGPFGGWQGIYAGVSMIYISFLGFDTIASNSAEAVNPQKTMPRGIIGSLLIAVVLFVAVSLVLVGMVPYHQYLNSAEPVGYALRHTGHGVIAVIVQSVAVLGMFTALIGLCMASSRLVYSFGRDGMLPKKLGKLNSDHRPANSLWTVAIVAIIISAFIPFSFLTQLVSAGTLIAFMFVSIGIYRLRPREGHDIVDPAFKMPLYPVLPFLAFLGSFAVFWGLDLQAKKYMLFWSIIGILIYCFYGIRHSNINNRK